The following coding sequences lie in one Cannabis sativa cultivar Pink pepper isolate KNU-18-1 chromosome 5, ASM2916894v1, whole genome shotgun sequence genomic window:
- the LOC115715984 gene encoding ethylene-responsive transcription factor ERF027-like — protein sequence MSDQTNNNPSKPILLDQTNLDFPSSSSSTTTTPIQTTQHYSTSTSQSSHTCETLISPNNQATSSSMASTSSRSSSKHPRYRGIRCRSGKWVSEIREPRTPTRIWLGTFATPEMAAAAYDVAALALKGAEAVLNFPNSIREYPVPASASAGDIRSAAAAAAAFKKAELTALEARRQQTTSFRENSDDNETTSFEHYHYYGEFMDEDALFGMPNLLVEMAEGMLLSPPRMSSPLSEESPGSSDGGDSLWGYF from the coding sequence ATGTCTGACCAAACTAATAACAATCCAAGTAAACCCATATTATTAGACCAAACCAATCTTGActtcccttcttcttcttctagtaCTACTACAACTCCAATTCAAACTACACAACATTATTCTACTTCTACGTCACAATCGTCTCACACGTGTGAAACCCTTATAAGCCCTAATAACCAGGCCACGTCATCATCAATGGCTTCAACTAGCAGCAGAAGTAGTAGTAAACACCCTAGGTATAGAGGGATTCGCTGTCGGAGTGGGAAATGGGTTTCGGAGATCCGAGAACCACGTACACCAACCCGGATATGGCTCGGGACTTTCGCCACGCCAGAGATGGCGGCAGCCGCCTACGACGTGGCAGCTCTTGCCCTAAAAGGAGCTGAGGCAGTCCTTAATTTTCCCAACTCAATCCGTGAGTACCCGGTCCCGGCTTCAGCCTCAGCCGGGGACATTCGCAGCGCGGCTGCAGCTGCTGCAGCATTTAAGAAGGCGGAGCTTACTGCATTGGAGGCGAGACGCCAGCAAACGACGTCATTTCGTGAAAATAGTGATGATAACGAAACGACGTCGTTTGAGCATTATCATTATTATGGTGAGTTTATGGATGAGGATGCATTGTTCGGTATGCCGAATCTGTTGGTGGAAATGGCGGAGGGAATGTTGCTTTCCCCTCCGCGAATGAGCTCGCCGTTGTCTGAGGAGTCTCCCGGTAGCTCAGACGGAGGAGACAGCTTGTGGGGATATTTTTag